In Erpetoichthys calabaricus chromosome 4, fErpCal1.3, whole genome shotgun sequence, one genomic interval encodes:
- the LOC127527546 gene encoding zinc finger BED domain-containing protein 5-like, which translates to MRRQAEKEEDKETNESLPKAKTRKYDEAYVALGFTVTTVGDEERPVCLLCLKMLAADSMKPNKLRRHLKTLYPNHADKPLEFFQRKRVEYCQQSSRFLTATSVNQRALLASFKVAYQIAQCKKPHTIAEELILPAVLDMVSVMLDDASAAKIKTIPLSNDTVARRINDIADDLKEQLVEKLKDKRFALQFDEAIDSNKDCLFIAYVRFEMTNSLCEDLLFCKYVRDRATAEELFKMLDCFLTENGLKWDNCIGVCSDGAQTMAGMRKGLRTLIKKASPNAEWTHCILHREALASRHLSSELSEVMTDNVGVVNLIKTRPLKTRVFSAICEEMGAEHQAVLFHSEARWLSRGKVLSRVFELREEIRMFLEQEHKYEVARKFSDENFLMKLAYLSDIFGKLNELNLQLQGKNQHLPQVTDKINSFTRKLAMWGRRLDEGNTVSFENLQEFVDTTEYDVTSVIPYFKQHISSLMGFFTKYFPKNSSQYDWVRDPFNAPAPTGFILAEKEQFIEITSDSILRLSFTSQTLSEFWLNVEKQYPLLGQRAVHILLPFATSYLCETGFSAVAALKSKYRSQLHIEKELRVAVSCFKPRFEKLCIAKRAHCSH; encoded by the coding sequence ATGAGAAGACAGgcggagaaagaagaagataaagagacAAACGAAAGTCTCCCGAAAGCTAAGACGAGGAAATATGACGAAGCGTATGTAGCGCTTGGCTTCACTGTGACTACGGTGGGAGACGAGGAAAGACCGGTGTGCTTACTGTGTCTAAAAATGTTGGCAGCGGACAGCATGAAGCCAAATAAATTAAGGCGTCACTTAAAGACATTATACCCTAATCACGCTGATAAGCCGCTTGAGTTTTTTCAGCGAAAACGTGTTGAATATTGCCAGCAATCATCCCGCTTTCTGACTGCTACTTCAGTAAACCAGCGAGCGTTGTTGGCATCATTTAAGGTGGCGTACCAAATTGCTCAGTGCAAAAAACCCCACACCATAGCAGAAGAGCTGATACTGCCTGCAGTATTAGACATGGTCTCTGTCATGCTGGATGACGCaagtgctgcaaaaataaaaactatcccTCTGTCAAATGACACTGTTGCTAGACGTATAAATGACATTGCTGACGATCTTAAAGAACAGCTGGTAGAAAAACTCAAagataaacgttttgccttacaatTTGATGAAGCAATTGACAGCAACAAAGACTGTTTGTTTATTGCTTATGTAcgttttgaaatgacaaattcccTGTGTGAGGatctacttttttgtaaatatgtcagaGACAGAGCCACAGCCGAAGAGCTATTCAAAATGCTAGACTGCTTCCTGACTGAGAATGGGCTAAAGTGGGATAACTGCATTGGTGTTTGCAGTGATGGTGCACAGACCATGGCAGGGATGAGAAAAGGACTTCGGACTCTCATAAAGAAGGCTTCACCTAATGCTGAGTGGACACACTGTATTTTACATAGAGAGGCACTGGCATCAAGGCACCTTTCCTCTGAATTAAGTGAGGTTATGACTGACAATGTAGGAGTAGTCAATTTAATAAAGACCAGACCACTAAAAACAAGAGTTTTCTCTGCTATCTGTGAGGAGATGGGAGCTGAACATCAAGCTGTGCTGTTTCACAGTGAAGCAAGGTGGCTGTCACGAGGAAAAGTGTTATCCCGAGTTTTTGAGCTCAGAGAAGAGATAAGAATGTTTTTGGAGCAGGAGCACAAGTATGAAGTTGCAAGAAAGTTTAGTGATGAGAACTTTCTGATGAAACTTGCTTACCTGAGTGACATATTTGGAAAGCTCAATGAActaaatctacagcttcaagggaAAAATCAACACCTCCCTCAGGTCACAGACAAGATCAACTCTTTCACTCGAAAGCTTGCAATGTGGGGCAGGCGACTTGATGAAGGAAATACTGTGTCATTTGAGAACTTGCAGGAATTTGTTGACACTACTGAGTATGATGTCACCTCAGTGATTCCATATTTTAAGCAGCATATTTCATCACTGATGGGATTCTTTACAAAGTACTTCCCTAAAAACAGTTCCCAGTATGACTGGGTGAGAGATCCTTTTAATGCACCAGCTCCAACTGGTTTTATCCTTGCAGAGAAGGAGCAGTTCATAGAAATCACATCTGACTCCATATTGAGACTAAGTTTCACATCCCAGACACTGAGTGAATTCTGGCTGAATGTGGAGAAGCAATATCCACTCTTAGGACAAAGAGCTGTGCACattcttcttccatttgcaacttcTTACTTGTGTGAGactggcttctctgctgttgctgCTCTGAAAAGCAAATACAGGTCCCAGCTACACATTGAGAAGGAGCTGAGAGTTGCTGTGTCCTGCTTCAAACCCCGCTTCGAAAAGCTGTGCATTGCAAAACGTGCTCATTGTAGCCATTAA
- the LOC127527547 gene encoding zinc finger BED domain-containing protein 5-like: MEKWLKRIAKTTSPPPVDCDEKTEDVLINDKSGTEADFQAPSTSSHESKRRKVVRKYDPEYLKLGFTWNHDTIDPRPQCVICYEILANESMRPSKLTCHIETKHSHFTNKPVDFFQRKLLDMKSSKNIVSHFININENAVYASYLISLRIARAGKPHTIGEDLVLPSIKDAVGVMFGEKEVKEIERIPLSNNTVARRIDEMAEWAEDELIRRVVCSKYYTLQLDESTDVQGLSQLLVFVRYIWQNDAHEDILFCKPISRGTAEEIFNVIDSYIKEKGLQWKNCFGICTDDAWAMCGKNSSVVTRVLKQSPCALWTHCSLHREALVSKALPNDFKTVLNTAVKIVNYMKTKPLQARLFQKQCEEMGSLHTSLLLHTEVRWLSRGKVLTRLVELRNEVTIYLEGKT; the protein is encoded by the coding sequence atggaaaagtggttGAAACGGATAGCAAAAACTACGTCGCCGCCGCCGGTTGATtgtgatgaaaagacagaagatgttcttataaatgacaaaagtggcaCTGAGGCTGACTTCCAAGCTCCCTCAACGAGTTCGCATGAATCGAAACGACGGAAAGTTGTAAGAAAATATGACCCTGAATATCTAAAACTAGGATTCACTTGGAATCATGATACGATAGATCCGCGTCCTCAATGCGTGATTTGCTACGAAATATTAGCGAACGAAAGTATGCGCCCAAGTAAGTTGACGTGTCATATAGAAACGAAGCATTCCCATTTTACGAATAAGccagtagatttttttcaaagaaaattgttggatatgaaatcttcaaaaaatattgtttcacatttcattaatattaatgaaaatgctgtatatgcctcatacctcattagcttaaggatcgccagagcaggaaagcctcataccattggcgaagatttagtgttaccatcgattaaagatgctgttggagtgatgtttggagaaaaagaagtaaaggaaatcgagcgcataccactgtccaataatactgttgcacgacgaatcgacgaaatggctgaatgggcagaggacgaattaatccggagggtagtttgtagtaaatattatacgctacaactagatgagtctactgacgtgcaaggcctatctcaactacttgtttttgtgcgttatatatggcaaaacgacgcgcatgaagatatcttgttctgcaagccaattagtcgtggaacggccgaggaaattttcaatgtaattgattcctatataaaagagaaaggtttacagtgGAAGAACTGTTTCGGGATATGCACTGACGATGCGTGGGCTATGTGCGGGAAAAATAGCAGTGTCGTTACAAGAGTTCTTAAACAAAgcccctgtgctttgtggacacactgtagccttcacagagaagcactggtttcaaaagcattacctaatgatttcaaaacagtactaaatacagctgtgaaaattgtaaattatatgaaaacaaaacccttacaagcacgtttatttcaaaagcagtgtgaagaaatgggtagtcttcatacatctcttcttctgcatacggaggtacgttggttatccagggggaaagtactgacacgattagtggaattacgcaatgaagttacaatttacttggaaggaaaaact